The sequence CTATGCCGTGTGTGCCAACAACTCAACACCACAGGTAGCACTCACTGCCTGCGCTGTGAGGCAGAGTTAAAGGTTCGTGATTACAGTAGCTTGCAAAAAAGTTGGGCGCTACTCATCACGGCCGCAATTTTATTGGTACCCGCCAATCTATACCCAATCACTATACTGACTAATCAGGGACAAGTGCGCCACGATACGATTTTTTCAGGGATCATCCATTTAGTGCACTCAGATATGATCCCTATCGCCATTATTGTGTTTATCGCGAGTATCTTAGTGCCTTGGATTAAAATCATAGGACTGTCCATTTACCTATGCGCGATCAGTTTTGAGCTTCCGATTTCAAAAAAGAAGTTAATGGTGGGATTTCATGTTATCGAGTGGATTGGCCGTTGGTCTATGCTTGATTTATTCGTAATTTCGCTCACTGTTGCGCTCGTTAATATGGGGCAACTGCTAGACGCTAAGCCCGCACCTGCAGCCACTGCATTTGCATTGGTTATTTTGTTAACTCAGCTCGCTGCAAAAGTTTTAGACACTCGTTTACTCTGGGATCGATTGGACACTCAAGATGACACAAATTGAATCGCCAAAAGTTGTGAAGAAAAAACTCTTTTCGCCCATTTGGCTGCTGCCGATTGTCGCACTCGCGCTCGGTGCTTGGCTTGGCATAAAAAGCATTAAAGAATCGGGTATTGAAATTCAAATTCACTTTCCCAGCGCCACAGGGATTGATGTGGGTAAAACCTTAGTGAAATATCAAGGCCTGACCGTCGGTAAAGTCAAAGACATTGGTATAGATGACGATCTCAAAGGTGTGAATGTCAAAGTGGTAATGGATTATCGCGCTAAGCCATTCTTAAATAAAGAAACCTTATTTTGGTTAGTGACACCTAAAGCCAGTATTACTGGTGTTGAAGGTTTAGATGCGCTGTTTTCTGGCAATTATATTGCGATTCAGCCAGGAAAAGGTAATGCGTCTACGTTCTTTGAGGCAGAACGACAAGCGCCGCCGATGCAAATAGGCTCTGAAGGCGTAATGATTGAATTAACTTCGGATAAACTCGGCTCTCTGGATGTGGGCTCACCTATTTTCTTTCGTCAAATCCCCGTCGGTAGTGTAGTTAGCTATCGATTAGCAGGTAACACAAATGTTGTTATCAGCGCCTTTATTCAAGAGCAATATGCGAGATTAGTGAAGAAAAACTCCTTATTTTGGAATGTATCAGGCGTTAAAGTTGATGCCTCACTCTCGGGCATTAAGGTCAGCTCAGAAAGCTTAGCGTCAATCCTTGCCGGTGGGGTCACTTTTAGTTCTGATGATACTGCGCCAGTCGCACAAAACGGCGACAGTTTTTCACTCTATGATTCAGAGGCTAACGCTATTGGTGGTGTCGATATCAATCTCACCATGGATGATGGTAATGGTGTAGAGAAAGGCACACACATTGTTTATCGGGGAATTCATGTTGGTACTATTGTAAGCAAGCAATTAACCACAAACGGCGTGACTGCAATTGCAAAGTTTGAAAATCAATACACCCATTTATTAACTAATGATGGCGTATTTTGGTTAGAAGGGGCTGAAATCTCACTTTCTGGCATAAAAAACCCTGGACGCTTACTCACTGGTAGCGTGATCAACTTCTTACCCGGTACTGGGTACCAAAACGTCCTACCGAGTAATTTCGTCCTGCAATCTAAAGCGCCCGATATGTTGAAGTCGAAAAAACGTTTTTTAACGATAACTTCTACCGAAAATATGGGTATTGCCGCAGGTGCAGAGGTTCGTTACAAGCAGCTCCCTATCGGCACTGTATTGAGTGTTAAATTGACCCAAGATTTATCTGCTGTCGAATATCAACTCGAATTACAGCCCGAGTTTGCCAGCCTAGTGCGGAGTGATAGCTACTTTGTGCCAGAATCGGCTCTCGCAATTGAAGCTTCACTTGACGGTGTATCCGTCAAATCGAGGGATTTTACCACGCTCACTAAAGGAGCTGTCAGTCTTATCCTAGGTAAGAGTGAAACGCCTCTTGCGGCCAATACCAGTCTCCCCTTATTCAGCTCAATCGATGCGGCTATCGCCTTTTTTGATCGTCAACATAAAGTTCATTTGACCTTAATCAGTCAAGATGGTGCAGATGTTAGCCAAGGTTCACCGGTTTATTATAAAAAAATGCAGATTGGTATAGTCCAATCCATTAATTGGCAAAGCAAAACAGAAGATTTTGTCATTAAACTCGCCATCGACAAAGAGTTTCAACCGCTGTTGCAAAAACCTAAGGTCTTTTGGCGTAATAGTGCAATAGAAGTAAACGCCAGTCTTGCAGGTATCGATGTCGCGGCTGCACCGCTGCAAGGCGCATTAAAAGGCAGTATCAGTTTAGGCTTACTCGATAGTGATAATGTTAAGCCCACTAAAACATCTACAAGTTTAAAACTCTATGAGAATAAGCAACTTGCGTTAACACAGGCACAACCTATCAGGCTCACGTTACCCGCTTCAGCCAAACTTGATGCAAAAGCCGCCATTCGTTACCAAGGCCATCAAGTAGGCGAAGTGTCACAAGTGAAACTCAATGCTGACCTAAATACATTAACGGCTACAGCTTACCTTTATGGGGAATATGCCGATCATTTCAGCCGCAGTGATTGTGAATATCATTTAGTGGATGCACAAATTTCACTCGCGGGGATCAAAGCGCCAGAAACCCTCATAACAGGTCCATATATTGGTGTACTACCGGGTAAAAGTAGTCAAACAGCGACTCAGTTTATTGCAAATGTGGTCGCTAGCAGTTACGCCAATGTACCCGAAGATGCGCTAAAGTTCACCTTAGAAGATGCGAGCTTAGGGTCAATGAAAGTAGGTACGCCGATCTTCTTCCGTGGGATTAAAATCGGCCAGATCGACGGTTATGGCTTATCAAAACAGGGCAACAGTGTGCTGATGCAAGCTCATATTGAACCTCAGTATAGCCATCTTGTTAATCAAACTAGCCAGTTCTGGGATGCTTCAGGCATCAAAGTGGATGTGGGAATATTCTCAGGCGCTAAGATTGAAGCGGGTTCACTGGAGACCTTGCTTGCCGGTGGGATTAATGTGGCCACAAAAGCAACAACCCAAGACAATAATCGACTCGCCAATGGCTCAATCATCAAATTGCAACATAAAGTTCAAAATGAATGGCAGGAATGGGCTCCAATTCAATAGCATGCTTGCCCGTTTATTTTCACTGTTTGAAGCTTACTAACACAAAATCAGGCGCAGATGCGCCTGATTATTTATCCCTTTATATCCCCGATAACACTAACCGTAAAACCAATAGCACACAGCAATAGCTGCGCTAATACCTGCAAAATCAGCACTTAAACCACAGGCTAAGGCATGGCGGCCATGACGAATACCCACTGAGCCAAAATACACGGCTAGAACATAAAATGTCGTTTCGGTACTGCCCTGAAAAATTGCCGATAATCGGCCTGCAAAGGAATCAACCCCGTGGTGATCCATTGTCTCAAGCATCATCGCTCTGGCGCCTGAACCACTAAAAGGTTTCATCAATGCCGTCGGCATCGCATCCACAAAGCGAGTATCAAAACCTAATATCCGTACACCACTTGCAATCAAGTGTAGTAAATAGTCCAAAGCCCCTGATGCGCGTAATAGACCTATCGCTAACAACATGGCTAGTAGATAGGGAATAAGCTGGATAGATTGGGTAAATCCAGCCTTGGCACCTTCGATAAACTCATCATAAACAGCCACTTTACGGATCCCTGCGACAATCACAAAGGTAAAAACGAGTAACAGCAGTACACCATTACCCATTGCGGTCGATACTGAACCTATCGCTTCAGCACTTAAGGTCATCAGATAAAAACCACTCGCCACTAAACCCGAAAGTAGTAATGCCCCATAACCAAGTACCACAGCGTTAAACAAGGAAATCCGCTGCACTAATGCCACGATAAGTAATCCTGCGAGTGTCGATGCCGATGTTGCCAATAAAATCGGCAAAAAAATATCCGCAGGTGCCGTCGCCCCCTGTTGGGCACGATAGAGAAATACCGTCACAGGCACTAAGGTCACAGAGGAAGTATTGAGCACTAAAAATAAAATTTGCGCATTGGTCGCCACGCTTTTTTGCGGATTTAAACTTTGCAAATCATGCATCGCTTTTAACCCAAGTGGTGTGGCGGCATTATCTAATCCAAAAACATTCGCTGTTAAATTCATCGTGATACTGCCAAAGGCAGGATGCCCCTTAGGCACTTCTGGCATCAAACGGCGCAACAATGGCTCAAATACAAAGGCGATCGCGCCTACCACTCCCGCTTTTTCGCCAACTCGCATCAATCCCATCCATAAAGAAAGCACTCCAATCAAACCGAGGGATATTTCTGCGGCAAGTTTCGCACTCGCAAATAATGCTTCGACCGATGTAGAAAGCACATCGATATGACCATTGAATATCTGCACAGCAATCGCTAACAGTGCCGTGATAAAGAAAGCTAACCACACCCTATTAAGCACACTAATCCCCTCATTTTTATTGTTTTTATTCTATTAGTTTACAGCCATTGAGTGCTAACCCTACGCAACTCAATGCAATATCAATGAAATACTCAGAGTATAAACATCAAACCATAATAGCGGCTTAGGCACTTGGGAGAAAATCTCAGACCCAATAAGCGATTATGATATACTCGCGTCAGTTGATACACAGTCTATTTCCCTATGGTTCAATGAAATCAATGGCTCAATTAAATCAAAATTTTATCGATACAATCACCCAAGAACTGCCCGCCCATTTGTCTATGGATGATTTTATTGCCGCCTGCGACAGGCCGCTTAGACGTTCAATTCGGGTCAATACCTTAAAAATCAGCACCGACGACTTTAAGACCTTGATGCAACCTAAGGGCTGGACATTTGATCCTATACCTTGGTGTAAAGATGGATTTTGGATCAGTTACGACGAAGAAGAACAACTCGGCAACGCCTTAGAACACATTCAGGGTTTATTCTACATCCAAGAAGCCAGTTCTATGTTGCCGCCGACCGCACTTTTTACACCTAGTGCATTTACGCCTAGTGCAAAGTGGCAATGCGTATTGGATCTCGCCTCCGCACCCGGTTCAAAAACCACCCAAATAGCCGCACTCATGCACAATTCAGGGTTATTGATCGCCAATGAGTATTCAGCGAGCCGCGTGAAAGTGCTACACGCGAATGTACTGCGCATGGGTGCGAGTCACTGTGCGCTCACCCACTTCGATGGCCGTGTGTTTGGTGAATACTTGTATGAAAGTTTTGATGCCGTGCTTATTGACGCCCCCTGTGGCGGTGAAGGCACAGTGCGTAAAGATGCCGATGCCCTAAAACACTGGAGCCTAAACGATGTACTGGCGATAAGTGAAACCCAAAAAGCCCTAATCGAATCGGCATTTTTAGCCCTAAAACCCGGTGGTAGCTTAGTCTATTCCACTTGCACCTTAAATCGCCTTGAAAACCAAGGCGTGTGCGAATATTTGAAGCAAACCTACGGTGATGCGGTGCAATTTGAATCCTTAAGCGATTTATTTGAGGGCGCTGAACGCGCTGCCACTCCCGAAGGCTTCTTACATGTCTGGCCACAGATTTACGATAGTGAAGGTTTTTTTGTCGCTAAATTGACAAAAACTGCCTCTGTGCCGCGTTTACAACCTGAGCCTACACTGCAAAAAAACTTCCCTTTTACTCCAGCAACAACTAAGCAAGCCCAAGGAATAAAAGACTATTTTCAACAAGACTTAGGGATAAGTTTGCCAGATGACCTTATTATGGTGCGTGATGATGAATTCTGGTTATTTCCGCATGAATTTAGGGATTTTATCGGCCGTATGCGGTTTCAGCGTATTGGTATTAAACTCGCCGATAGCACTAAGCATGGTTTTAAAGTCCGCCATGAGGCAATTATTGCATTAGCGGGAAAACAGCTCAGCCCAACCGCAAAAACGGTTGATCTGAGCGATGTCGAAGCAAAAGAGTACCTAATGGGAAGAGATATCAGCCTAAACACCGCAGTAAAAGCTCAAGGTGAAGTCATCGTCTGTTATGGCGGAGCCCCCTTAGGTATGGCAAAGCACTTAGGTAATAGATTAAAAAACAATCTCCCTCGGGATTTAGTGAAAGATAAAGTATTACTGCTATCAGAACAGATAAAATCGTTATAGTTTTACTATTTTTTAGCAAAAAATAACCTAAAAAAGGGGAATAAGCACACTACTCTAGGACCAAAGCTCTACTACACTGAGTCTAATGTAAAGTGCTTTGTATCGCTCTTTCACCTGTAGCGCACGGCTCTTTAACGAGCCATTCCCCTAGGCCCAAACAGCTATAATCGTTTTGGGCCTTTTTTTATACTTTCACACCGAAAATTCCGCGATACTATTGAACCGAATAGCAACGCTTATACCCATCATCACAGTAGCTAACTAAGTTCACTGACGGTCTATACTGATCACCCAATACGATTGAGGCTAGATTTCACGGCCAACTAAACGTGCCGCATCTTTGAATAAATTAAAGAAGTTATTGCTAGTGTACTCAGCTAGATCTTCGTAACGCTCGCCTCTAAGCTCTGCTACAAATTCAGCCACATCGCGCACATAGGCGGGCTGATTCTCTTGCCCACGATGTGGGATCGGCGCTAAATAAGGCGAATCTGTTTCAACTAGCAGACGATCCTTGGGCACCTTACGGATTACCGTTCGCAGATCTCCCGCATTTTTAAAAGTCACTATGCCTGAGACCGAAATATAAAACCCAAGATCAATGGCCGCCTTCGCCATCTCCCAGTTTTCGGTAAAGCAATGTAAAACGCCGCCAACTTTATCGGCACCGCCCTGCTTAAGCATATTAATCGTGTCTTCACGTGCATCACGGGTATGCACAATCAAAGGTTTATCCACGTCCACCGCAAGGGCTATCTGTTGCTCAAAACATTGCTGTTGAAGCCGTTTTGTTTCATCGGCATAAAAATAATCTAAACCCGTTTCACCAATGGCAACCACTTTAGGATCGGTTGCAAAACGGCGTATTTGCTCAACATCTAATCCTTCTTTTACATCCAAGGGATGCACCCCCGAGGATAAAAATACCTGATTAAAGGCTGCCATCTTGTCACGCATCGATTCAAATCCTTGCTGACGTACATTCACGCACAACATATAGTCAACACCACGGGCTTTAGCACCAGCAAGTATATGTTCTAGGGATAATTGATCTGGTGCCGCTTTTAGGCGATCAAGATGACAATGTGAATCGATAAGCACAGGGATTTCCAAGCAGATAAATAAAGGACGACAAGGATACCCATCCAAGGGATCGAGGTCAAATACCTATCTCGCCCGCAAGCAATCGAGTGATTACATGGTGCAGGTTAAATCGCCGGAAGCAAGTTCACGGGAAAGTAATTTTTCAATATGGTGTTTATGACTGTCAGGTTCTGAGAGGATCTTTATACCAATACCCGCTGGGCGACCACCGGAGGCGCCTAAAGGATTGATCCATACAACCACCCCACGAAACTCGTTGGTTGTCGTTGCACCGGGCAAACGATAGGCAATAGTTAAAGGCTGGCCTAGATAATGGCTTTCACTGGTGGTAACAAACAATCCCGCAGGCTTGATAAAAGGCATATAAGCCCGATAGAGCTGATGTAAGGTGTCAAAATTAACAATAAGATCGACCATGGCATGTTACTTTTTTGTTATTTCTCTATATTCTAAGACATAACTTTGACATAAGCCCAAATAATTGACAGTCGGCATTGTGCTTAAGCTATGACACATTCCCATGATCTTTGCCGCCAAGTTCCCTACTTGCGCCTGAATAAACGCATCTTGATGACTATTTTTTAATAAAATTTGTCGCAGTAGTAGATATAAAACCTTAAGTGCATCAATTATTTGCTGTTCATTCACTGTTAATAAACTAGCACACAGATGACCAGACGACAAACTTTGCGCCCAATCTTTGCGAAACTGAAGCAGGGATTGATAGCGGCTCGATTGTGTACCATCTGTTAGCAAACTCTCGGCCAATTTTAATGGTCCACCCACCACACTTAGGCACCAAGCCACATCCTCTTGAATATGACAATGCTGAGCTAACCAGGTTTTGATCATCGCCTTATTCGGCGCCACAAAAGGAATGCGCTGACAGCGACTACTGATGGTAGCCATTAAACGTGCCGGAGTATCCGACTGTAATATTAACAGCGTGTCCTTGCCCGGCTCTTCAAGGGTTTTAAGCAGTGCATTAGCCGATGCAGAATTAAGGCGCTCACTGTGATGAATAATCGCTACACGGCGACCACTTTGCTGCGCGGTTGCCGTAAGGCGTACGCAAAGTTCACGAATTTGATCGACCTTAATTTGATGTCCATCGGCTTCTATTTGGTAAAAATCGGGATGATTGCCCGCAGCGAATAACTGGCACGACTTACAAAAACCACATGCGCCTGCCGAATTAGGCGCTAAACACAGGGCTGCACGCGCCATAAACACACTAAACAGCTCACCACCGAACGCAGCATCGATACCAACGAGTTGGGCATGGGGGATCTTCTGGCATTGTAATTGTGCTAAAAATGCTTGCCTTGGCCCTTCGAGCCAAGGCAATTGCTCAGCCGTAAATCCGGACTCGGCTACCATGCCATCGCCTGTAGCACGGCCAAAATATCTTTATGAACTTCAGCCATGGTTTGACTTGCATCGATAACCACAATACTGTCATCTTCGCTGGCAAGCTTTAGATAAGTTGCGCGGGCGCGCTCAAAGAAATCAATGGTCTGCTGCTCGATTCTATCGAGTTCACCACGTTTAGCCGCGCGGGTGAGTCCAAGCTTAGGATCTAAATCTAAATATAAGGTGAGATCGGGTTTAAATCCCTTTAGTGTTGCAGCACTCACCGCCTCCACTAAGGGCATTAACCCTCGTCCACCACCTTGATATGCCAGTGATGATAGATTGTGTCTGTCTCCAAGTACCCATTGCCCTTGCGCAAGTGCAGGTTTAATTACATTAGCAACCAACTGCGCTCTAGCGGCATATATAAGCAAACATTCAGACTCGTCGCAGAGGGGATCGCTCGGATCGGCAATTTTGACTAAATCACGGATCCGTTCAGCGAGCGGTGTACCTCCGGGCTCTCGGGTACAAATAGGTGCTTGCCCAGTGTGCTTCTCAATAAAATCCCGAATAAGGGTAATTGCACTCGACTTACCCGCGCCTTCTAAACCTTCAATAACGATAAATTTTGCAAGAACTGACATTAGATTTTCTTTCTCTGCATTTTTACTTTGGTGATTTTTCTGGGGGCGCCGGTTTTATCTTACGCTGATATATGTCTACAGCATGGTTGTGTTCTTCTAGTGTGGTTGAGAACACATGGGTGCCATCGTTGCGCGATACAAAATAAAGGTAACTCACACTCGCAGGCTTTGACACTGCCATCAGGGATGCTTTACTCGGTGCAGCTATCGGTGTTGGCGGTAAGCCAAAGATACGATAGGTATTAAAAGGTGTCTCTTCGACTAAATCCTTGCGGGTAATATTGCCCTTATAGCGATCGCCCATACCGTAAATCACCGTCGGATCGGTTTGCAGACGCATACCTAGATTAAGACGATTAACAAATACACCGGCGATTTGCTCACGCTCATGGGCTTGGCCTGTTTCCTTTTCGACTATCGATGCCAAAATCAGCATTTCATAGGGCGATTTTAACGGCAAATTCGGCGCCCGTTCCGCCCACGCTTTAGCAAGCTCCTGCTCCATCATTTTATAGCTTTGAGTCAGCATGACTTTAGCATCCGCCTCGGCAGTATAATGGTAGGTATCGGGGAAGAATTTACCTTCTGGCAAAGCCGAATCGTCCCCCTGCTCTGTTAATACTGCAGTAAATACTTTGGGAGTCACTTGTAAATGTGGTGCGCTTGCTAGCTGTTGTTCCCACTCAGCAATGGTTTTACCTTCAACTAAAGTAATGCTGAAGATTTTGACTTTACCTGCCACTAAGTCGTTGAGCAAGTCCGTCACGGTTTGTGAGGACGACATTTCATAAAGGCCGGTACGAATCTTGGCAAGCTCTGGGCGAAACTTAAGTAACCATTTAAGTTTCCATGTGTCTTGAATAACGCCATCATCGGCTAACTGCTGTGCAAGTTGGTTAACACTGGTGCCTCGTGCAATGGTGAGCTCTTTAGGCTCAACAAGGTTCAGTGGTGTATTACTATAATCAACAATAGTTTGATAACCCCAGTAACCCACTAAACAAACTAATGTCAGTAAGGTAAGTAGAGTTGAACTGGCAATCAGGATCAGTTTTTTCATAGTGTGAGTGAAAGTGTCTGTCTAAGGTTGGCGGCTATAGGGGATCGAGTGAACTTAAGCGAATCTATCGCCAGTACATCCACAACACCTAAAACACTGTTAGTGATAAATGCCGAGTCAAACTCCCCTAAACGCTCGGCGCCAAATGGCAAACATTGAATATTGAACTGTTGTTCGAGCAAGGCATTAATCACCTGCTCACGCATCACGCCAGACACACCACATTGGGCTAAAGATGGCGTAATAACCTCATTGTCTTTGATAAAAAAGATATTTGCCATCGAAGATTCAATCACCCTCGCATCAGCATCTAAAACTAACCAATCATCGACGTTACTCGGTAAAAGCTGAGTTTTAATCAGTACTTGTTCAAGACGATTAAGGTGTTTAATCCCTGCCAATAATGGCTGTATACCTAGGCGAACAGGGGATGTTTTAAGGCTGATGCCATTTTTTTGCCAATGCGCATAATGGCTAGGAATGGGATGCACAGAGACGACTTCAGTCACATTCACCGCCTGTGGTGGTGCGTAACCTCTCCCGCCAATCCCCCTTGAAACTAAAAGCTTAATACAGTGACAGGGGTATTGTCTGGCCAAGGCCTCAAGCTGCTGACAAAGCGCACTTCCCATGTGCCATTCAAAACCAAGTCTTGCGGCGCCATCGGTTAAGCGTGATTGGTGTGCATTTAAAAATAAAATACCATCATGGCTCGTTCGCATGGTTGCAAACAGACCATCACCGTAAGCCAGTCCCCGATCCGAAGGATCAATACTCCCCTGCAACACACCATTCACCCAAATCACGGATGTTAGTCCTGACTTATGCGGCTAGCGACCGCTTCTTGTTGATCTTTATACTTGGCATTTTTACGGGTGTTATAGGGACGTGCCACTGGGCCACTTAAACGCTCAAAATTTAACGCACCTATGGTCATCCGGGGGCGCAAAGCCAAGGGTAATTTACCGCTATTGTAAAACTCGAGCACAATTTTACCCTGCCAGCCCGGATCGATACGGTGCGCAGTCACATGCACCATCAGGCCTAAACGCGCCAGTGATGAACGACCATCAAGCCAACCGACAATGTCCGCAGGCAGCGTTACACTCTCGTAAGTCACCGCGAGGGCTAATTCACCAGGATGAAGAAAAAAGGCTTCGCCATCAGGGATTTCGATAATCTCACTCATCACCCGGTCAAGCGCTGCCTGCATTTCTCCACTGGGACCACTTAAGTCGATAAAAGGTGCGGTATGATCTTTAAAGACGCGAAATTGTCCACCTAAACGTACATCCACACTCACACCAGAAATGGCATCAATACTAGGACGAGGTTCTATTACGATTGTGCCGTTATCAAGAGCCTGTTCAATTTCGATATCAGTTAAGCGCATCTTACCTATTACTCCCTAAGTTTTTATGTCGTTATTTTGCCAATAAGTGCTGAATACGAGTTTTTAAAATATCGGTCGCAATACGATTCTTACCGCCACGAGGCACGATAATATCGGCGTATTGTTTCGAAGGTTCAATAAACTGTAAGAACATCGGACGCACGGTTTTTTTGTACTGCGAAATAACAGATTCCATCGTACGACCACGTTCTGCCACATCACGAGTTAAGCGACGTAAAAAACAAATATCCAGCGGCGTGTCCATAAACACGCTGGCATCCATCAGTTCACGTAATTTAGGATCGGTTAATAGCAGAATGCCTTCTAAAATAATCACCTTTTTAGGTGTCATTGTTACCGTATCAGCCGTGCGAGTATGCTCTGTATAGCTATAACAAGGGATATCTACAGCTTCACCAGACTTTAACAACTGTAAATGCGTGCATAGCAGTTGATGGTCTAGTGCTTTTGGATGGTCGTAGTTGGTTAATACCCGTTCATCCATGGATAAATGACTCTGATCGCGGTAATACGCATCTTCATTAATTACCCCTATTTGATCTGTGCCTAAATCACGACGCAACTCGTCAAAAATCGTTTTGGCAATCAAACTTTTGCCCGATGCTGACGCGCCAGCAATTGCAATAATGACACACTGCTGAGAATTCATACCCTTAAACCTTACTCATCATCTGATACGCTAATAGAAACTGTTTTTTGACTCTGTTTAAGGGCCAACTCTGCACCCACTTTACGGGCAATTTCCCGATAAAGACCTGCCACTTCACTGTCGGGATCGGCTACAACCGTTGGTGCTCCCACATCCATTGCTTCACGGATATTAATATGCAGTGGCAAAGCGCCTAATAAAGGAACCTGATAACGCTCGGCCATTTTACTGCCGCCGTGCGTACCAAAAGGATGTTCTTTGTGACCGCACTCGGGGCATAAATGGAAACTCATATTCTCCACAATGCCTAACACTGGAATATTCACTTTCTGGAACATTGTGATGCCTTTCTTGGCATCGGCCAGTGCGATATCTTGAGGTGTAGTCACAATAACGGCACCACTGACAGGCACTTTTTGCGATAGCGTGAGTTGAATATCCCCTGTACCTGGCGGCATATCGATCACTAAGTAATCTAATTCAGGCCATTGGGTTTCATTGAGTAGTTGTGCTAACGCACCCGCGGCCATTGGGCCTCGCCACACGGCAGCTTCATCACCACTTAACATAAAACCAATTGATTGCGCGGCAATCCCATGGGCACTGGCCGCAGTCATATGCTTGCCATCCGGTGAAACGGGTCTGAAATTCGGAATGCCTAGCATTAACGGTACTGACGGGCCATAAATATCGGCATCGAGGATACCGACCTGCGCGCCTTCTGCCGCAAGTGCTAAAGCCAAGTTCACCGCCGTGGTTGATTTACCCACACCGCCTTTGCCTGAAGCGACAGCAATCACTTGCTTCACATTTGCGATAGGCGCAATAGACGATAACGCAGAATAGACCTTAGGTTGAAAATCGATTTCACATTCGACTTCATCAATGGCATCAAGCACAGCAAGTTTGTTGGTCAGTGCCATCACAGTATCGCGGTACTGCGTCATACAAGGATATGGATAGACTAAGCCAAGCTGCAAACGCTTGCCTTCTATCGCCAATTTATTCACGCATCCAGCGCTCACTAACCCTTTAGCTAAATACGGGTCGATATATGCATCGAGAATGGCCAGAACAGGCCCAAGAAGATCGTCATTTAAACGATAATCAGTCTGAGTTGAAGACAAAAGCATTACCCCCACCAATAAATTTGCCCAAGTGTACCAGATAATGACAAAAACATTAGTGCAGATTTAGCTCAATTGGCTCACGTTTTGATGAAAATCATCCTGTAATCGGTTAGTATCTCTACCATTATTTTTGGCCCACCACGATATTTGAGACAAGATGGCAACTTCACAACGTAAAATTCTCGTGACCAGCGCACTTCCCTACGCGAACGGACCGATTCATTTAGGTCATATGCTGGAATACATCCAGACGGATATCTGGTCGCGTTACCAAAAGCTTCGTGGACATGAGTGCCACTATATTTGCGCCGATGACGCCCACGGCACGCCAATTATG is a genomic window of Shewanella putrefaciens containing:
- a CDS encoding paraquat-inducible protein A, producing the protein MKQQGKDIGLCLCRVCQQLNTTGSTHCLRCEAELKVRDYSSLQKSWALLITAAILLVPANLYPITILTNQGQVRHDTIFSGIIHLVHSDMIPIAIIVFIASILVPWIKIIGLSIYLCAISFELPISKKKLMVGFHVIEWIGRWSMLDLFVISLTVALVNMGQLLDAKPAPAATAFALVILLTQLAAKVLDTRLLWDRLDTQDDTN
- a CDS encoding MlaD family protein, with the protein product MTQIESPKVVKKKLFSPIWLLPIVALALGAWLGIKSIKESGIEIQIHFPSATGIDVGKTLVKYQGLTVGKVKDIGIDDDLKGVNVKVVMDYRAKPFLNKETLFWLVTPKASITGVEGLDALFSGNYIAIQPGKGNASTFFEAERQAPPMQIGSEGVMIELTSDKLGSLDVGSPIFFRQIPVGSVVSYRLAGNTNVVISAFIQEQYARLVKKNSLFWNVSGVKVDASLSGIKVSSESLASILAGGVTFSSDDTAPVAQNGDSFSLYDSEANAIGGVDINLTMDDGNGVEKGTHIVYRGIHVGTIVSKQLTTNGVTAIAKFENQYTHLLTNDGVFWLEGAEISLSGIKNPGRLLTGSVINFLPGTGYQNVLPSNFVLQSKAPDMLKSKKRFLTITSTENMGIAAGAEVRYKQLPIGTVLSVKLTQDLSAVEYQLELQPEFASLVRSDSYFVPESALAIEASLDGVSVKSRDFTTLTKGAVSLILGKSETPLAANTSLPLFSSIDAAIAFFDRQHKVHLTLISQDGADVSQGSPVYYKKMQIGIVQSINWQSKTEDFVIKLAIDKEFQPLLQKPKVFWRNSAIEVNASLAGIDVAAAPLQGALKGSISLGLLDSDNVKPTKTSTSLKLYENKQLALTQAQPIRLTLPASAKLDAKAAIRYQGHQVGEVSQVKLNADLNTLTATAYLYGEYADHFSRSDCEYHLVDAQISLAGIKAPETLITGPYIGVLPGKSSQTATQFIANVVASSYANVPEDALKFTLEDASLGSMKVGTPIFFRGIKIGQIDGYGLSKQGNSVLMQAHIEPQYSHLVNQTSQFWDASGIKVDVGIFSGAKIEAGSLETLLAGGINVATKATTQDNNRLANGSIIKLQHKVQNEWQEWAPIQ
- a CDS encoding nucleoside recognition domain-containing protein — translated: MLNRVWLAFFITALLAIAVQIFNGHIDVLSTSVEALFASAKLAAEISLGLIGVLSLWMGLMRVGEKAGVVGAIAFVFEPLLRRLMPEVPKGHPAFGSITMNLTANVFGLDNAATPLGLKAMHDLQSLNPQKSVATNAQILFLVLNTSSVTLVPVTVFLYRAQQGATAPADIFLPILLATSASTLAGLLIVALVQRISLFNAVVLGYGALLLSGLVASGFYLMTLSAEAIGSVSTAMGNGVLLLLVFTFVIVAGIRKVAVYDEFIEGAKAGFTQSIQLIPYLLAMLLAIGLLRASGALDYLLHLIASGVRILGFDTRFVDAMPTALMKPFSGSGARAMMLETMDHHGVDSFAGRLSAIFQGSTETTFYVLAVYFGSVGIRHGRHALACGLSADFAGISAAIAVCYWFYG
- the rsmF gene encoding 16S rRNA (cytosine(1407)-C(5))-methyltransferase RsmF, with protein sequence MAQLNQNFIDTITQELPAHLSMDDFIAACDRPLRRSIRVNTLKISTDDFKTLMQPKGWTFDPIPWCKDGFWISYDEEEQLGNALEHIQGLFYIQEASSMLPPTALFTPSAFTPSAKWQCVLDLASAPGSKTTQIAALMHNSGLLIANEYSASRVKVLHANVLRMGASHCALTHFDGRVFGEYLYESFDAVLIDAPCGGEGTVRKDADALKHWSLNDVLAISETQKALIESAFLALKPGGSLVYSTCTLNRLENQGVCEYLKQTYGDAVQFESLSDLFEGAERAATPEGFLHVWPQIYDSEGFFVAKLTKTASVPRLQPEPTLQKNFPFTPATTKQAQGIKDYFQQDLGISLPDDLIMVRDDEFWLFPHEFRDFIGRMRFQRIGIKLADSTKHGFKVRHEAIIALAGKQLSPTAKTVDLSDVEAKEYLMGRDISLNTAVKAQGEVIVCYGGAPLGMAKHLGNRLKNNLPRDLVKDKVLLLSEQIKSL